Proteins from a genomic interval of Desulfofustis limnaeus:
- a CDS encoding amidase — translation MEQAHASTREPCELSATEAGRLMAEGQLSSEELVRSCLGRIDRLEPTIGAWVSLDRELLLAQAHAADERRRSGQATELPLNGIPIGIKDVFDTADLPTENGTPAHQGRRPPDDAAAVRLLRQSGALIAGKTVTAELAVYFPGKTVNPYDPQRTPGGSSSGSAAAVACSMVPIALGTQTNGSVIRPASYCGVVGFKPTYGSIPRAGVLRQSPRLDQIGVFSRTVADSTLAVSILQGDRTPQGDMLPWPKIDPERLQREPKQQPRLAMVRTPAWSSAEPQTRRALLRFVAELGCEVQEITLPAVADLAVACHRTIMLSEMAHHYRPLVQEYRHHLSPKLLAMIEDGATIGKDQYIDALGLAEEITGAIDAALDPCTGTLTPATPAVAPEGLESTGSPIFSTLWSLCGVPAISLPLLTGENRLPLGLQIVAARGRDQALVQTAHWLEQNTPHR, via the coding sequence ATGGAACAAGCGCACGCATCTACCAGGGAACCCTGCGAGCTGAGCGCGACCGAAGCCGGGCGACTGATGGCAGAAGGGCAGCTGAGCAGCGAAGAACTGGTCCGCTCCTGTCTCGGCCGCATCGACCGCCTCGAGCCGACCATCGGCGCCTGGGTCAGCCTGGACCGGGAACTGCTCCTGGCCCAGGCGCACGCGGCTGATGAACGCAGGCGGAGCGGACAAGCGACGGAGTTGCCGCTCAACGGGATTCCCATCGGCATCAAGGATGTTTTCGACACGGCCGATTTGCCCACCGAGAATGGAACCCCGGCGCACCAGGGCCGCCGACCGCCAGACGATGCGGCAGCGGTTCGCCTGCTGCGGCAGAGCGGTGCCCTGATTGCCGGCAAAACGGTTACCGCCGAGTTGGCCGTCTATTTCCCCGGCAAGACCGTCAACCCGTACGACCCGCAACGGACCCCCGGCGGCTCTTCGAGCGGCTCGGCGGCCGCCGTTGCCTGCTCCATGGTTCCGATCGCCCTCGGCACCCAGACCAACGGCTCGGTCATCCGCCCGGCTTCCTACTGCGGTGTCGTCGGCTTCAAACCCACCTACGGGTCCATTCCTCGTGCCGGAGTCCTGCGCCAATCACCCCGCCTCGATCAGATCGGAGTCTTTTCCCGAACGGTCGCAGACAGCACGCTTGCGGTGTCCATTCTCCAGGGAGACCGGACACCGCAAGGAGACATGCTCCCTTGGCCGAAAATCGATCCTGAGCGGCTACAACGAGAACCGAAGCAGCAACCACGACTGGCCATGGTACGTACCCCGGCCTGGTCCTCGGCTGAACCACAAACCAGGCGGGCACTGCTGCGCTTCGTCGCCGAGCTCGGCTGCGAAGTGCAGGAGATCACCCTGCCCGCCGTAGCCGACCTGGCGGTGGCCTGTCACCGCACCATCATGCTCAGCGAAATGGCGCACCACTATCGGCCGCTGGTTCAGGAATATCGCCACCACCTCAGCCCAAAACTGCTGGCCATGATCGAAGACGGTGCAACCATCGGCAAAGATCAGTATATTGATGCGCTCGGTTTGGCGGAAGAGATCACCGGAGCCATCGATGCCGCCCTGGACCCGTGCACCGGCACACTCACTCCGGCAACCCCCGCTGTTGCGCCCGAGGGCCTGGAATCGACCGGCAGCCCGATCTTTTCCACCCTGTGGAGCCTCTGTGGGGTCCCTGCCATCTCACTGCCACTGCTAACCGGAGAGAATCGTCTGCCGCTTGGCCTGCAGATCGTCGCCGCCCGCGGCAGGGACCAGGCTCTCGTGCAAACCGCCCACTGGCTGGAACAAAACACACCGCACCGCTAA
- a CDS encoding ureidoglycolate lyase, translated as MTLTTAPLTSSAFARFGMVLMAESGLPEYNSWAGRLDNLRPEARLNITYMSMHPAPFPAEINEFERHPFSSQMFVPLAGTTHLIIVCPSLANGDPDLDQISAFHADGGQTVIYHANIWHTPRTVLNQPGAFIMLRWDAKTSRDTEFFRLEKPLQVTYPR; from the coding sequence ATGACATTGACTACCGCCCCACTCACTTCATCCGCTTTTGCTCGCTTCGGCATGGTCCTGATGGCCGAATCCGGTCTCCCCGAGTACAACTCTTGGGCCGGGCGTCTCGACAACCTGCGTCCGGAGGCCCGTCTCAACATCACCTATATGAGCATGCATCCGGCTCCGTTCCCGGCCGAAATTAACGAATTTGAGCGACACCCGTTTTCCAGCCAGATGTTTGTTCCGCTTGCCGGAACGACTCACCTGATCATCGTCTGCCCCTCTCTGGCCAACGGCGATCCGGATCTGGACCAGATCTCGGCGTTTCACGCGGACGGCGGTCAGACCGTCATCTATCACGCCAATATCTGGCATACCCCCCGGACGGTTCTCAATCAACCGGGCGCGTTCATCATGCTTCGCTGGGACGCGAAAACCAGTCGCGATACCGAATTTTTCCGGCTCGAGAAGCCGTTGCAGGTGACCTACCCGCGCTGA
- a CDS encoding bile acid:sodium symporter: MISFIQKQWFLVGLGAAALLGYLKPEWGVVLKEFDLFRVGIFLSFLATGLSLETQAVFRQITAVKAPLAALLSSLVLYPLFAYAAARPLLPDEMAIGIAIIATAPVTVSSGTILTAVARGNVPLSLLICIFSNILAIFTIPILLDLLLGVGHRVELPVLRMLGSLAVTVLLPLILGQLLRPLLKLVVRRWNRQIAVFQSSIIILIIFNAVSSSTGSLGEMGAALPGVFLFTIGLHLAMLVINNRIARLIGLDRSSIIAFTIHTSQKTMAVSYLVWAGYFATDYPAAFVPAIVCQLTQMTIGTMVADYFRKRNQLHPSTMR; this comes from the coding sequence GTGATCTCGTTTATACAGAAACAATGGTTCCTTGTCGGTCTCGGCGCTGCGGCCCTGCTCGGCTATCTCAAACCTGAATGGGGGGTGGTTCTCAAAGAGTTCGACCTGTTTCGGGTCGGCATTTTCTTGTCGTTTTTGGCCACCGGCCTGAGCCTTGAAACGCAGGCCGTCTTTCGCCAGATCACCGCCGTCAAGGCGCCGCTTGCCGCGCTGCTCTCGTCGCTGGTTCTCTACCCGTTGTTTGCCTACGCCGCAGCACGGCCGTTGCTACCCGACGAGATGGCGATCGGTATTGCCATTATCGCCACCGCGCCGGTGACCGTCTCCTCGGGGACCATTCTCACCGCTGTGGCCCGAGGCAACGTACCACTTTCGTTGTTAATCTGTATCTTTTCAAATATACTGGCAATTTTCACCATCCCGATACTGCTCGACCTGTTGCTCGGAGTCGGTCACCGGGTCGAACTTCCCGTGCTGCGCATGCTCGGCAGTCTGGCGGTGACCGTCCTTCTGCCACTGATTCTCGGTCAACTCCTCCGGCCATTGCTGAAATTAGTGGTCAGGCGATGGAACCGGCAGATCGCCGTTTTTCAATCCTCCATCATCATTCTCATCATCTTCAATGCGGTCAGCAGTTCTACCGGCAGCCTCGGCGAAATGGGCGCTGCGCTGCCCGGTGTCTTCCTCTTCACCATCGGCTTGCATCTGGCCATGTTGGTGATTAATAACCGTATCGCCAGGCTGATTGGCCTTGACCGATCCTCCATTATCGCCTTCACCATCCACACCTCCCAGAAGACGATGGCTGTCAGTTACCTTGTCTGGGCCGGTTATTTCGCCACCGATTACCCCGCCGCCTTTGTTCCCGCAATCGTCTGTCAACTCACCCAGATGACCATTGGGACGATGGTTGCCGATTACTTCCGGAAAAGAAACCAGCTGCACCCTTCCACGATGAGGTAG
- a CDS encoding alpha/beta fold hydrolase: MYYEEVGSGETLIFAHEFGGDVRSWEAQMRFFGRYFRCIAFNARGYPPSDVPQQPSAYRQEIASVDLLHVLDELQIDRAHIVGLSMGSVTTLDFALRYPSRARSITVCGCGYGSIAAERKAWLESNEVMADSLVIDLPQTVRAYANGPTRLPYRRKDPRGWQAFIDQMATLDPTGASLTLRGIQAKRPSLYDFADRLRVLAVPTLIVVGDEDQPALEPSLFLKRVIPDAALWVLPRTGHAVNTEEPALFNRALLDFLFSVKN, translated from the coding sequence TTGTATTATGAAGAGGTTGGGAGCGGGGAGACGCTGATCTTTGCCCATGAATTTGGCGGGGATGTGCGCAGCTGGGAAGCGCAGATGCGCTTTTTCGGGCGTTATTTTCGCTGCATAGCGTTCAATGCCCGGGGCTACCCGCCATCGGACGTACCGCAGCAACCGTCGGCTTACCGTCAGGAAATCGCCAGTGTCGACCTGTTGCACGTGTTGGATGAATTGCAGATCGACCGAGCCCATATCGTTGGCCTGTCCATGGGCAGTGTCACCACCCTCGATTTTGCTCTGCGCTACCCGTCTCGGGCCCGCTCCATTACCGTCTGCGGCTGCGGATACGGCTCGATCGCTGCGGAGCGGAAGGCCTGGTTGGAGAGTAACGAGGTGATGGCCGACAGCCTGGTGATCGATCTGCCGCAGACGGTCAGGGCCTATGCCAACGGGCCGACACGACTGCCATACCGGCGCAAAGATCCGCGCGGCTGGCAGGCCTTCATCGACCAGATGGCGACACTCGATCCCACCGGGGCGAGCCTGACGTTGCGTGGCATCCAAGCCAAGCGACCGTCGCTCTATGATTTTGCAGATCGTCTTCGGGTACTGGCCGTGCCGACGCTGATCGTGGTTGGCGATGAGGATCAGCCGGCCCTGGAACCGAGTCTGTTTCTCAAGCGGGTCATTCCCGATGCGGCCTTGTGGGTGTTGCCGCGCACCGGTCACGCGGTCAACACCGAGGAACCGGCGTTGTTTAACCGGGCCCTGCTCGACTTTCTTTTCTCCGTCAAAAACTGA
- a CDS encoding ATP-binding protein → MILLRPRSISGVLNLLILIAVLPIVGIIIHSSIEQQQHHIKDAEREVMLITRSMTEVLSNITDSIKQTLITLASIEAIGTVQVDAASAVIRSICAQNPRILSMSLTSPEGTVLAASKPFAPGLSLADRKHVQQAVATGRFSVGEYIVTRIGETRASFSYAYPIHAPDGSVAAVLTAVLYLDSVSGFLDLSSLPEGSFMALTDHQGLRILYYPPSETNPIGAKIRAPAWEIARNTNGALLFRQQGSDGVERIFAVEPLRLAPDEAPYLYAWAGIPEKLVLAPVNRTLSRNLLLAGLVTLLAMAAARLLGDLAFVKPIRRLVAVTGRLADGNLTARSGLRSGNGEIGVLAAAFDRMGDSLQQNRDRLQQQQIHLEEAQRIAHIGSWEWNSATDSFTCSKELYHILAREQSAPPPPLASCLEHFTGESLEQLRTAMDYALATGNDFELELPCVRADATPCWLVIRGEKSGETTLRGTVLDISARKQAESERQTLQEQLLHAQKLESIGRLAGGVAHDFNNMLGVILGYTELSLDKLPHTDPVRGHLQEVQTAASRSRDLVSKLLAFARRQTATPHLLDLNQTVSSLLTMLQRMIGEEIELVFKPGAQLWPVVIDPGQVDQLLANFCVNARDAISGSGQITIETASVTVLEPRLCGPEICPPGDYVQLRISDTGCGMDPDTLRQIFDPFFTTKAVGKGTGLGLSTVFGIIKQNNGFIDVASTPAHGTIFTIFLPRNREKTDDLRT, encoded by the coding sequence ATGATTCTCCTCCGCCCCCGATCGATCAGCGGTGTCCTCAACCTGCTCATCCTCATCGCTGTCCTGCCGATCGTCGGGATCATCATCCATTCCAGTATCGAACAGCAACAGCATCATATCAAAGACGCGGAACGGGAAGTCATGTTGATTACCCGTTCCATGACCGAGGTGCTGAGCAACATAACCGACTCCATCAAACAAACACTGATCACGCTGGCCTCCATCGAGGCTATCGGCACAGTCCAGGTCGATGCCGCGTCCGCGGTCATTCGTTCCATCTGTGCGCAAAACCCGCGCATCCTCAGCATGTCGCTCACCTCGCCGGAAGGGACGGTGCTGGCTGCCAGTAAACCGTTCGCCCCCGGTCTCTCCTTGGCCGACCGCAAACACGTGCAACAGGCGGTGGCAACCGGACGCTTTTCCGTCGGCGAATACATTGTCACCCGCATTGGCGAAACCCGAGCCAGCTTTTCCTATGCCTACCCGATCCACGCCCCGGACGGATCGGTCGCTGCGGTGCTGACCGCCGTCCTGTACCTGGACAGCGTCTCCGGATTTCTCGATCTCTCCTCTTTACCGGAAGGCTCATTCATGGCCCTCACCGACCACCAGGGCCTCCGCATACTCTATTACCCGCCCAGTGAAACCAACCCCATCGGCGCCAAGATCCGCGCCCCGGCATGGGAGATCGCCCGTAACACCAATGGGGCACTGCTCTTCAGGCAGCAGGGTTCAGACGGGGTGGAACGGATCTTCGCCGTCGAACCACTGCGCCTGGCCCCCGACGAGGCGCCATATCTCTACGCCTGGGCTGGAATTCCAGAGAAGCTGGTGCTGGCCCCGGTAAATCGCACCCTGTCCCGCAATCTGTTACTGGCCGGCCTGGTCACCCTGCTGGCCATGGCTGCCGCCCGGCTGCTCGGCGACCTGGCCTTCGTCAAGCCGATTCGCCGCCTGGTGGCAGTCACCGGCCGCCTGGCCGACGGCAACCTCACGGCCCGCAGCGGACTCAGGAGCGGCAACGGTGAGATCGGCGTACTTGCCGCCGCCTTCGACCGGATGGGCGACTCTCTCCAGCAGAACCGTGATCGCCTGCAACAGCAGCAGATTCACCTGGAAGAGGCGCAACGCATCGCCCACATCGGCAGTTGGGAATGGAACAGCGCCACCGACAGTTTCACCTGCTCCAAGGAACTGTATCACATCCTGGCCCGGGAGCAGAGTGCCCCACCGCCACCGCTTGCCAGCTGTCTCGAGCACTTCACCGGCGAGTCGCTGGAGCAGCTGCGGACCGCCATGGACTATGCCCTGGCAACAGGCAACGACTTCGAACTGGAACTGCCCTGCGTTCGCGCCGACGCAACTCCCTGCTGGCTGGTCATTCGGGGCGAGAAGAGCGGGGAGACAACTCTGCGCGGCACCGTTCTCGACATCTCGGCCCGCAAACAAGCAGAATCCGAGCGCCAGACCCTGCAAGAACAATTGCTGCACGCCCAAAAACTTGAATCGATCGGCCGTCTCGCCGGAGGCGTCGCTCACGATTTCAACAACATGCTGGGGGTCATCCTCGGTTACACCGAGCTGTCTCTGGACAAGTTGCCGCATACCGATCCGGTCCGAGGCCATCTTCAGGAGGTCCAGACTGCCGCCAGCCGTTCCCGGGACCTGGTCAGTAAACTCCTGGCTTTTGCGCGCAGACAAACGGCCACCCCCCATCTGCTCGACCTCAATCAGACCGTCTCCTCACTGCTGACCATGTTGCAGCGGATGATCGGCGAGGAGATCGAACTGGTCTTCAAGCCTGGCGCACAGCTTTGGCCGGTGGTCATCGACCCGGGCCAGGTGGATCAGCTGCTGGCCAATTTCTGCGTCAACGCCCGTGATGCCATCAGCGGCAGCGGCCAGATCACCATCGAGACGGCTAGCGTTACGGTGCTGGAACCACGCCTATGCGGCCCGGAAATCTGTCCCCCCGGCGACTATGTGCAACTCAGGATCAGCGACACCGGCTGCGGCATGGACCCCGATACGCTGCGACAGATTTTCGATCCGTTCTTCACCACCAAAGCGGTCGGCAAGGGCACCGGCCTGGGGCTCTCCACGGTCTTTGGCATCATCAAACAAAATAACGGATTCATCGATGTGGCCAGCACCCCCGCGCACGGCACCATATTCACCATCTTCCTGCCGCGAAATCGGGAAAAGACCGACGACCTTCGAACCTGA